ATCAGCTATCGAATTTGCGACGACTTCAGCGATCATGTCATAAGCACCAAGAACAATATCTACTTTTTGAACTTCATCAATATCAAAGATTTTACCTTGTATTTCTATATGTTCAGACTGTGTAGCTTTAATAAGCATAAATGCAGACGGTCTTTGAATTGTCTGCTTTGTTCTCTCAGAGAGGGAAAGGTAAGTCGTGCAACTGCCAACGAGAGGAAGAGAGTTGAGTAATGAAATATAATTTTCCCAAAGATCATTAAGACTTTTTACATTTGCCCTAACAACTATATCATATAAACCCAAAACCTCGATAGCATCAAGATTGAGGCTATCCCGAATCAACTTACCAACGTCAAGGCTAGCCCTTTTTGCAGAAACCATTAACCAGACATACATTTATGCATTCCTCCAATTAAGAGACCACAATTATATTAATTAATTTTCTTATATAATTGATTGTCATTACTTGTAGAAAATTGATCAAGGAAGCTGTACTATATAAGCGATTGCCTAACGATAGAGTAAAGTGCATTGCTTGCACCCGCTACTGCAATATCCCTAAAGGAAAGATAGGGTTCTGTGGGGTTAGACAGAATATAGGCGACAAGTTGTACCTATT
This genomic window from Candidatus Methylarchaceae archaeon HK02M2 contains:
- a CDS encoding Lrp/AsnC ligand binding domain-containing protein — encoded protein: MYVWLMVSAKRASLDVGKLIRDSLNLDAIEVLGLYDIVVRANVKSLNDLWENYISLLNSLPLVGSCTTYLSLSERTKQTIQRPSAFMLIKATQSEHIEIQGKIFDIDEVQKVDIVLGAYDMIAEVVANSIADVFKVVRKVINVSNDILRTVTMITFPNESLSLE